The following proteins come from a genomic window of Stigmatella erecta:
- a CDS encoding glycosyltransferase produces MEAHVQTLAQAQAALGARVEVLCINHSAEGEGFSHEFRGRSATREEWDGPVRVTRLGRWASLLRMDVLPELVPELVRALSRGVDILHVHTPNPTMVLALNALPWLPTVVVTHHSDVIRQRVAGALFRPFEMLLYTRARRVLATSEAYVGGSSLLKRFRRKVRALPLGVDLAPWLSPSPAALEAEARWRGQGDAPLWVMVGRLVYYKGLFTALEALAKVPGRLLVVGVGPLEQEGRRRARELGIEDRVTWAGYLSPEDLAGAYRASTALWFPSNARSEAYGLSQIEAMASGKPVLNTAIPHSGVAWVSLHEQTGLTVPVGDAWALAKAARRLLEEPGLAERLGRAARARAQSEFQHTVMAEHSLSLYAEALRSSSAAVRQDKAVREERP; encoded by the coding sequence ATGGAGGCGCACGTCCAGACGCTCGCGCAGGCCCAGGCGGCGCTGGGCGCGCGCGTGGAGGTGCTGTGCATCAACCACTCGGCCGAGGGCGAGGGCTTCAGCCACGAGTTCCGGGGCCGCAGCGCCACCCGCGAGGAGTGGGATGGGCCCGTGCGCGTGACGCGCCTGGGGCGCTGGGCCTCGCTGCTGCGCATGGATGTGCTGCCGGAGCTGGTGCCCGAGCTGGTGCGGGCGCTCTCCCGCGGCGTGGACATCCTCCACGTGCACACGCCCAACCCCACCATGGTGCTGGCGCTGAATGCGCTGCCCTGGCTGCCCACGGTGGTGGTCACCCACCACAGTGACGTCATCCGTCAGCGGGTGGCCGGCGCGCTCTTCCGGCCCTTCGAGATGCTGCTGTACACCCGCGCCCGCCGGGTGCTGGCCACCAGCGAGGCGTACGTGGGGGGCTCGTCCCTGCTCAAGCGCTTCCGCCGGAAGGTGCGCGCGTTGCCGCTGGGCGTGGACCTGGCCCCCTGGCTCTCTCCGTCCCCCGCGGCCCTGGAGGCCGAGGCCCGCTGGCGCGGCCAGGGCGATGCACCGCTTTGGGTGATGGTGGGCCGGCTCGTCTATTACAAGGGGCTCTTCACCGCCCTGGAGGCCCTGGCGAAGGTGCCGGGCCGGCTGCTGGTGGTGGGCGTGGGGCCGCTGGAGCAGGAGGGCCGGCGCCGGGCCCGGGAGCTGGGCATCGAGGACCGGGTGACGTGGGCCGGGTACCTGTCGCCGGAGGATCTCGCCGGCGCGTACCGGGCCTCCACCGCCCTCTGGTTTCCGAGCAACGCCCGCAGCGAGGCCTATGGGCTCTCGCAGATCGAAGCCATGGCGAGCGGCAAGCCCGTCCTCAACACCGCCATTCCCCACTCGGGGGTGGCGTGGGTAAGCCTGCATGAGCAGACGGGGCTCACCGTGCCGGTGGGCGATGCGTGGGCGCTGGCGAAGGCCGCCCGGCGCCTGCTGGAGGAGCCGGGGCTGGCCGAGCGGCTGGGGCGCGCGGCGCGGGCGCGGGCCCAGTCCGAGTTCCAGCACACGGTGATGGCCGAGCACAGCCTGTCGCTCTATGCAGAGGCCCTGCGCTCGTCCTCCGCCGCCGTCCGTCAGGACAAGGCCGTGCGGGAGGAGCGGCCGTGA
- a CDS encoding glycosyltransferase, giving the protein MSGPGAGDTVLHVHSGNLYGGVESFLRTLAREQRGAPGPTHAFALCFEGRMSQELREAGASVSVLGGARVSRPWTVWRARSSLAELLRRERYAAVVCHSPWSQALFGPVVRSAGLPLVFFQHDALEGKHWLERWARVTPPDLSISNSRFTAETLRNVYPHIPGKVRYLPVAPPASASSGEERARVRAGLGTGANDVVIIQACRMEAWKGHRLLLEALGRLRQVPGWVLWVAGGAQRPHEARYLEGLEALASELAIRGRVRFLGQRSDVPRLLRAADIHCQPNLGPEPFGIAFIEALQARLPVVTTAMGGPLEIVDSSCGVLVAPRPEPLAEALRRLMESPEERQRLGAAGPARAAALCEPAGFFQGLAEDFQSLAARGHR; this is encoded by the coding sequence GTGAGCGGCCCGGGCGCCGGGGACACCGTGCTCCACGTCCACAGCGGCAACCTGTATGGCGGGGTGGAGTCGTTTCTGCGGACGCTGGCCCGGGAGCAGCGCGGCGCGCCCGGCCCCACCCATGCGTTCGCGCTCTGCTTCGAAGGCCGGATGAGCCAGGAGCTGCGGGAGGCCGGGGCCTCCGTGTCCGTGCTGGGCGGGGCGCGGGTGAGCCGCCCCTGGACGGTGTGGCGCGCCCGGAGTTCGCTCGCGGAGCTGCTGCGGCGCGAGCGGTATGCGGCGGTGGTGTGCCATTCGCCCTGGTCCCAGGCCCTCTTCGGCCCGGTGGTGCGCTCCGCGGGGCTGCCCCTCGTCTTCTTCCAGCATGATGCGCTGGAGGGAAAGCACTGGCTGGAGCGGTGGGCGCGGGTCACGCCGCCGGACCTGAGCATCTCCAACAGCCGGTTCACGGCGGAAACCCTGCGCAACGTCTACCCGCACATTCCGGGCAAGGTGCGCTACCTGCCCGTGGCGCCCCCCGCCTCCGCGAGCAGCGGCGAGGAGCGGGCCCGGGTGCGCGCCGGGCTGGGCACGGGCGCGAACGACGTCGTCATCATCCAGGCGTGCCGCATGGAGGCCTGGAAGGGCCACCGGTTGCTCCTGGAGGCGCTCGGCCGCCTGCGGCAGGTGCCGGGCTGGGTGCTCTGGGTGGCCGGCGGCGCCCAGCGCCCCCACGAGGCGCGGTACCTGGAGGGGCTGGAGGCCCTGGCGTCCGAGCTGGCCATCCGCGGGCGGGTGCGGTTCCTGGGGCAGCGCTCGGATGTGCCGCGGCTGCTGCGCGCCGCGGACATCCACTGTCAGCCCAACCTGGGGCCCGAGCCTTTCGGCATCGCCTTCATCGAGGCCCTGCAGGCCCGGTTGCCCGTGGTCACCACCGCCATGGGCGGGCCGCTGGAGATCGTCGACAGCTCCTGTGGTGTGCTCGTCGCGCCCCGGCCCGAGCCCCTGGCCGAGGCCCTGCGGCGGCTGATGGAGTCCCCCGAGGAGCGGCAGCGGCTGGGGGCCGCGGGGCCCGCGCGCGCCGCCGCCCTCTGTGAGCCCGCCGGGTTCTTCCAGGGCCTGGCCGAGGACTTTCAGTCCCTCGCCGCGCGAGGCCATCGATGA